The Lathyrus oleraceus cultivar Zhongwan6 chromosome 5, CAAS_Psat_ZW6_1.0, whole genome shotgun sequence genome includes the window AGTTGTTGCTaaagaggaagaagatgatgaagatggTTGTTGCAAGAATGATGAGTTGTTTGAGAAAAAGTTATTAGGGTTATTATTAAGGTTAAGCATAGAAGAACCTTGAGTTTGAGTTTGAGTTTGAAGTTCATGATGATTTGTTGGTGGTGATGATTGTCTAAGCCTTGCTCTATCTCTCCTATGAACATTCATGTGACCACCAAGCGCTTGAGCCGATTTGAATTCTTTTCTACAAAAGCTACATGTGTACGATCTTGGTGGCCATGGATGAAAACCATTCATCATGTAATCTTCTGATGATGAAGGACTCTTATTGCTGATAATAGGACTATTATAATAGTTTTGATGATAGTTTTTCATGTTTGTGTTCATATTGTTCCTCTTCATCATGCTATCAAAAAGAAActatcatatatatatatatatagagagagagagagagagtgatgATGAGAGGGTAGTTATACTAGTATATAGAAAGAGAGAATGCATAAAATTTGTAAAGATAAGAAAAGAATCCTATTGGAGAGATAAAGGTGTGAGTTTGGTCATTGCTTACTAAATTTGGAACTGCCAGGGTTACAAAACTTTATGCCATATTTCTGTCACTGGTCAAGTTAACATGACATATTCATTTTTCTTCTCGGTAAAGATTCAACCATTATTATAACTCTCTTTGTTTCTCTCTCATGATACATCACAGGTAGTAGAAGTAAAAGAGGGAAGAGATAATTATGAGTATTAGATCATAAATAGACATGAGGACTTTCTAGTCAATAGTCAGTAGTAGTAGTATACTAGTAAGTATGAACTCATAGGTTAGCTTAGCTATAACCGGGGTCCAGGGTATGGCTTTTCTTTCCTTTTCTGTGTGTCTTTTTATTTTCTCAATCAATTATGAAATTCAATCAGTATATTATATGTTTTTGGACCTGCATTGAGTTAGGTGAAACAAACATGTTTTCACAAGCTATTCAATATAAGATATCAAAATTTAGTTTTGGTTTTGGTAAAATGAAAAGAACAAGTTTTATTATTGTATCAAGAACAATGTAAAACAAACATGTAATTTAGTGATTTGGATCCTCTCATAATTAAATGTGATATGAAGAGGTTATGTTGATGAGTTCACCATTAAATCTCATTGGGTTATGCAACTTAAAATATATATTAGTGAAATCTAATAAATTTTTATGGTGAAAACATTGACATAACTCTCCTATATTCAAAGATGAGAAATTTGGGTTGGATCCAAAATGAGAAAGACTCAATCATCATTTCAAATTTATTTGACCACCGTTGATAAGAAATAATTGGATCTTTGACCGCCATTGGATATTATTTAATGGTCTTTCGCATTCTAAACCGTGAATGATGAGACACTTTAATCAACATTCATATATAAAATGTCTCACATGAAGAAAAAAATATGATTCAAATTTATTCTCAGTCTCACATTACTTCATATTCTCTCATTGACTTGGATATTGGAAGGCTAACCTTATAGGTTAGCCTCTTCTCCGCTGCATCAGAAACCTGCCCAAGTAGAATAGTGACGTCGTTTATGAGAATTGACTTCTGATTTTTGTGAATTTCTAGAATCAAATCCGTCTGATTTAAGTCATGATCGTTGTAGCAGTTACACTAAGATGAAGAAAGAAATTCTCGTTCTTATTTTCAAGAGCACCTTAGATTCTTCAAACTCTGGATCATCTTTGATCTCCGTCGTTGATTTGATAGGTGGGAAATTGCCTAGCGAGAGAAAACCTCCACCATAGAACTCCCTCAAATCAACAATGCAAATCAAAAGGAGAGGGAATGATATGTAAATTTTAGGGTTTCTAGACCACGAGAAGGTGGACAAAACTCCTAACGCGACACTTCTATTGGTCGTAACTGTCACTATAGCAAATCATTTAGAATCAGGGTTCCTCATTGACGACGGAAATTCGTGCGAACTGATGTACATTAGAGACTTCATGATGTTAGGGTTATGAAAGCAAGATTTGAAGTCGTGCAAATGTAGGATCCTTCGAGCATTTAATGATTCTTCAACTCGACCATATGGAGTCGTAGATCTACCAGTTTCCTTCGCAGAAGGGAAGAATATGAGGACCGTGAATGTACATTTCCTCGTAGTTCCTTATGAAAACGCATACAATGGCATTCTTGGAAGATCATTCATGGAGACGTTAGACGTAATAACCTCTAAGGTCCATATGAAGATGAAATACTACAACAATTTGGGTAAACTGATCGTTGTTACAGATGATCTATGTGGAGCTCGCCTTACACATAAGACAATATTGAAAAACCCTATCAATCGCTGTCGTTTCTAAGAAAAAAAAGGACTATGAAGCAATCAACATAGTCGATCTCGATGAACGTGAGGACAAAGCCTTACAAGACAACGAACTTAGCACATTGACcaaataatcataaaaaatattaagtTCTCCTTTCGAATAATCTACCCTTAGATGTGAGGGATCCAATGAATGAACTTATAATGAATCTATTTTAATTATGACATTTTACAAAATACGATTTTACAACCCTGCAACCTCCTAGATATTGGGGAGTCTACAATCGCAAGGTAACCCGACCTCCCATATATTAGGAGTCTTCAATTGAAATTAATGAAGGTTTTATAGTGCATAAAACTAGACCAATGGTCGTAGTTATTCTTGGCGTAACACAGACTATTATTAGAATTTCATAATTTTACCAATCAAATATGCAGTTCTTCGTTAGGTCTCAATTGCCATCTAAATTAATTATCCCCATTCTCTAGACGAAAGAAAACATTAAACTCAAATAAATGATATAATTGTAAAACATATATTCATTATATAGACAATCATAAATAATTTTATATATATCACATTTTTGAGGTAGAATCATCTAAAGGGAACCTAATTTAAGAGAACCAGCCACTCATCCTTAAGGAATTCATGACTTTgacaataaaaaataaaaaataaaaaataaaaaatacaacGATTAAGAATGACGCCTTAATGATAACCTACATTTTCCACTCTCTTTGGTACAGAAAAATGCCTTGGACATTCTAAAATCCAGGATCCTAATAACTAAACATAATTTTCAATTTATAGAAAAAAATATTGCATCTAATtccattttttttcaaaattcaTCTCACTTCATACATATCACCACCCATCATCATTTCATCTAATtccattttttttcaaaattcaTCTCACTTCATCTCATTACTACTTCTCTCAAAACCCATTTCATCTTCATTCTCATCATATTCATATTTTACCTCCATTCATCACATCTCAAAAACTCATAATCCTTCATCCTTTAACATGAATCATTAAACAATGAAAGGTCCATCAGATAAGCAAAATGTGCAAAAATGAGAGCTCACAAGGAATCCTCCAGACCAAAGATAAAATCAATCATCCTGGTAAAACTGCCCCCTCTTTTGCTTCATTAGCTTACACTAATTCTATCGTGATTTATTTGAACCACATAGTCAATCATCTCATTCTCACAAGTGATCATCTTCCATTCACCATGTCTTTCATCAACAAGAAAATGGACCCAGAGTATTATGTTGTAAAGGAGGTTGAAACTCAATTCATTGAAATTTCTAAAACCTTTTGAAGAACACAATTTGCTAGAGCTTCCGAGTCTGAATAAGAAATGCAATCCAAATTATGTCAGAGCATTCTACTGTACTGCATTTCTTATTTCTGGTGTATTGTTATGCAAGTTTCAGGGAAATTTTGTGTTGTTCACTCACGTAGATTTTTACGACCTCTTAGGGCTTAAGTAcaagggtattgaagttgatcaaCATCAGGCTACAAGTTTCAATCGAGAATAATTTATGAAGTTCATCTCCAAACCGATTTTTAGAGATCATTTGGATTCTTCTAATTTTCAAATTAGCCAAATGAAATGTGAAATGCAAATGTTCCATTGGGTGATTTTCAAAATTATCTATCGGAAAGCCAAGAATTAGGCTAGAGACAATGATTAATACTTATACATCTATTCCCTCCCCTACCGTCGACACCTCTGACATCCTTCCACCTGATGTGAAGGCATACATGGTTGTCTGCATTGATAGGATCCTAACAACTGCTTAAGTGAGAGAAGAGCGTCTGATGGGTCGCCTTGATGACAATGTTGTTGAAGCTAAAGCAAGGGAAGACATGATGATGGCTCAGATTGTTCCAATAAAGGAAGCTCTTGCTGCTCAAAAAGGTTCGAGCTTTGATTGTGATTTCAACTTTAATGATTTTTCTTCCCCTCCAGATCGATGCCCATTAAACCTAACATATTATAACATGCATCTCATTCCCATTATTGCATCATACCATGACTTTTATTTATCTTATTTTAGAATATTAGCATCTCTGCTATTTTGGATATTTGAGTGATAAGTTCTTTTGGTGGATTATGTTAAGTAGGGATTTTTTTAGCCATTTATGTTTAATTTGATGATTTCTTCTATTTTATATTGTGTAAGTATGCAAATATCTTCATATCTTTCTTATTTTCTAAAATTGCATTACTTGTGCTTTCGTGCTTATACGCGATTTTATGGTTTTAAAGTAGTTTGTTTTTGTATGAAATTTTGAATGGTTTTTCCATGCTGGTTAGAGTTCCTCTATGTGCATTTTACATGTTTTAGCCTTTCTCTTTTTGATATTTTTCAAAGGGGGAAGAAGGTTGCGAGATATTATTGTAGTATTTATGTGCATTATGTGTTTAATGCAGGGGAGCTTAAGAGCTCAAGATATGTTCAAATATCTCAAAGATATCTTGTATCATTTATTGTATGCTAATAAATAAATATGGAATAAAATTTCTCTTTCAAATAATCTGCTCAGTTCAAATCAATAATATCTCAAATTTGCCAAACATAAAAAGAGGAGACTGAAACTGCAGTTGATATCATTTTTATTTATATGTTCTGTTTAAATTTGATTTGTGTGTAGTTTGATAtattgtttatttttaatttgtttatttcGATTATTAGATTAGATTTGTACATTTGAGATACCGTTGAATTAAAAAAAGATACCATTGAGTTCAATAAATGATCTTTGGACCTATAGCAATGTGTTTTTGTAGCATAACCAATTTAGTCTACATCAATATAATGAGTGTAGTTTGAATCACAACTTAGAAATTTTAAATCCATGTTTTTATGTAGCTTGATTGGAATCAAACCTTCTGGTGATTCAAATCAAACATCAACAAAAAGTATGGAATTTGGCTCTGTTAACCTAATTTGAATTAGGGATGTGTGTGTTTTGAATCACAAAACTCATTGACTTAAATCATAAAACTTTTGATTTGAATCAGGTGATCTAAAAATCTTTTAAAAAATAACTATGATTCAAATCATGCTTTCGCTTGACTCGAATCATAGACAAAAATCTTGATTCAACACAAATGGCAAATTCCTCACTTTACTACCTTTGATTCAAATCATTATTTCCTTGATTTAAACCATAACGTCATTCTTTGACTCAAATCATTTTGTTCTTACTTCACCTTTTTGTGACTTACCTCTAGCACGTATTAAATCCTTTTAGTGTGAGTTTCAAAGGTTGGTCATTAATCATTTGCTCATAAGCTAGTGAGTTAATCTTGATTGACCCAAGGCAAAAACTTGATGCAAGTCGCAAGTGCAGGACAATGTGAAGTAATATAAAAAGTTAAAACCCACAGGGAGATGAGTTTCAGTACTAATTTTTATCCTAACGATGTGTAGTTAAAGCAAAAGAATATTCAATATTCAATGTGAATGGAATATAATTAATAGATAACAAAAACAGAATATGGGGTAGTGATCATCTATCTTGACTCACCCTATCGATCATCCGAAATTGAACATGAGAATAACAAAGTAAATGATTGAAAAGTATATAAATATGTACTACACCCACTTTCGTGGCATTCATACTAGATGTATTTCAGGCATGACTAAATGGATTTCTCAATCAATAGTGAGTCACCTTGCTATAGAGGGTGGCTTACTACTCGATTGTTTAACAATCCACGATTTGATATCGATTCATATCCCTTCGGACTACAATCGTATATGGGTTTCTTTTTCTTTCACAATtaacaaaaatatatttaatatttaaGATACTAAAATAAAAATACTCATAATTATCTTGGTTCATGTTCAGATAAATCAATTTAGGGATCACCATGAGATAGAAACTCACTTATGGTGAGGTTAACAACaaataaacataataaaaacATAGCGGTTACGCTAAGATGAAGAAAAAAATTCTCGTTCTTATTTTCAAGAGGACCTTAGATTCTTCACACTCTGGATCATCTTTGATCTCATTCGTCGATTTGATAGGTGGGAAATTGCCTAGCGAGAGAAAACCTCCACTATAGAACTCCCTCAAATCAACAATGCAAATCAAAAGGAGAGGGAATGATATGTAAAATTTAGGGTTTCTAGACCACGAGAAGGTGGATAGAACTCTTAACGCGACACTTTTATTGGTTGTAACCACAACTATAGCAAATCATTTAGAATCAGGGATCCTCATTGACGATTGAAATTCGTGCAAACTGGTGTACATCAGAGACTTCATGATGTTAGGGTTATGAAAGCAAGATTTGAAGTCATGCAAATATAGGATCCTTCGAGCATTTAATGATTCTTTAACTTGGCCATATGGATTTGTagattgtaagaccccaattttgaccataagatccctcatgttagctcatcatatgcattaactTTTGGAgcacaccttggcatcctccttaccccttattcattggatttgcattgggacagatcaccaagcacttttggttatgtaacacccacatataatatatgtctagaatacatattatacatagtgtaaaactagtactgaaatacataagtgCCTAGCAGCATAGTATACATATACAAATACAAGCCCAAAAATAACATATTGTGGCATAAATGTACATATGagtgcccaaaataaaactactgatctagatcattagacaatgatctcaaaaatatctACACAGCGGAAGAAAAGCCATCAGTCCTTaggtaagcaagacatcactctatcttgcccttacccttatcctgctcagaaccacctgaaaaataatcaacaacatggggtgagatgataatctcagtgggttctctatcttatgggtccactcggctctacaaggttttctaatcaatattcaactcatatccaactcaagtcaacaaggaaacgaagacttgagcgatggggaatCTAACTggcaattgtatggcaacatgcatttgagttctcataactcaaccacgatcattattcagatcacgaaacatcaattcctgaacggacttacgtctaagccaggcccggttcatgcatgctcgtatgattcgacttttacggtggatatcaggttcccctatgggactcggacccacttttaagaaccatcactcgtatgggactgtacccactttgagtctctttcaccgtatgggccttatcccactttggtgtccacctttcccccatgtcctCCATGGTTGGtgctcaaacccaattgaggctcgaatcattggtcccacatcctAATGCTTACACGTATAAGCATACTAATAGAGATGTGTACAATCACAGAAGAtacacattctgaatacatgatcggttctACAATCATCGGTTCCATGAACCATAACaaaaattcatcaatcataggtgacttcattcaccataatacacaacaataacatggcatgttccatacaatgcgtctcattcaCAAACATGGCAACAATTCatccacgacctccacataagcgtcgtacgaatgaataccaTATTCTCGTATTATCTAGGTTATAAACCTCACTCATGACCTAATTTCAATCCTAGGTTAACTCACTAGATTTATCATGTAATTTTCACAATTAACATGTATTCAACTTAAACATAGCATCACATTTGATTAATGGGTGAAAGAATGCATTTAGAAACACTTAggaaatggattttgaagtttttaacttgagtcaatcgattggttggggaaGCCCAATCGATTGGTTGCTCTCACATTTCTGTTTTCCAAAATTTACcgagtgtcaatcgattgatcgATCCTGCTGAAAATTTCCACTGTTCATATACAACAAGTTTGTGCAATCAATTGACATgcagtgtcaatcgattggtcctgtaAAAATTTCATTTTTCTGCTAAACCAAAGGCTGTCAATCGATTGATAACAGGGGCCAATCGATTGGTTCACTCATATTTTCATTTTTCCACTTCTAAGAACACCATTTTCCTCTGTAACTCCATTTCCAATCAAACCCACACTCCTTCTTCCAACACATCCATCTCACTACATGCTCATATACACATGTACAACAAGAATCCCAAGTTCATAACTACAAGGATTTCAACATCATGACATAACCATAACAAATCATATTATCATACCAATCATAAAAACACATCAAGACACATGTTCATGGAAATCAACAAGAGCAAGAACATATTCATCTTATAGCATGGATATTCATGATTTGTCTAACATTCTACAACCCTAACTTTTCTAGAAACCTAAAattctaactagaacccacctcaaaaaattgaagaggagaagttgtggaagatgaaatgaggatgaagatgatggtgttgGTTCTAAGCtttcctttttcttcttcttctccactaGCCTTGCTTTTCCTTCTTCTCTCTACTTATCCTTTATGATACATAGAAAACAAATGGCAAGTGGTAGGTGGTATAAGACACAAACATGTGGTGGTGAGTGGGTCAAAGGTCATAAACAAGTGGCCATTAAGATTTGTGTGGTTAGAAAGTGGTGGAGTGGTagtaacaaatatctcaagtggcactaacttgtaatatttgttctaccggagctattgacccattattagtgttaccaaaatgtcccaattaataaaaggtcagttccaaataatattaattaagtcaacctgaaCTCACTATTTGCTCTATTTATCCCAATTGGCAACTTTTAGAGCACATGGGAACTCGgttgatctcaattaataggaatttAGGCATCTAAggaaatacggggtattacaTCCTCCCCCCCTTAAATAAAATTCGTCCTCGAATTTAAATATTACCTGGAAGAGATGAGGGTAAGTTTCTCGCGTTTCTGACTCTAGTTCCCAGGTGGCATCGCCTGGGTGTGATTCATCCCACTAAACCTTAACAAGAGGAATCTCCTTATTCCTTAACACCTTAACTTCTCGTCCTGTAATGCGACTTGGTAGAGGTTCGAAAGTCAGATCTGCTTCTACTTCTACTGAATCTGGAAGAATAGGGTGAAGAGAATCTGGAATGAACTTCCGGAGTTGAGATACGTGAAAAACATCATGCATTTTTGATAGAGAAGGTGGTAAGGCTAGTCTGTAGGCTACTTCTCCAATTCTCTCTATAATCTGGTATGGCCCTATGTATCTCGGACTTAGCTTCCGTGACTTAAACGGTCCTTTCAGTCTCAACCTCGGAGTTACCTTCAAAAATACATGGTCACCTTCATCAAATTCCAAGGGTCTTCTCCTGTGATCCACATAGCTCTTTTGGCGATCTTGTGCTTTCTTTATCTTATCACGGACCATCCTTATCTTTTCCATTGTCTCTTGAGTAATCTCCGGTCCTAAGATCCTTTCTTCGCCAACTTCTGTCCAACATAAAGGTGTTCTACATTTCTGTCCATACAAAGCTTCATAAGGAGCCATCCCAATACTTGCATGATAATTATCGTTATATGCGaattcaatcaatggtaaaagCTTATTCCAATTCCCTCCAATTTCAAGTACACAAGCTCTTAACATATCTTCTAGTGTTTATATTGTCCGTTCAGTCTGACCATCCGTCTGAGGATGATTAGAGGTACTCAAACACAATCTCGATCCCATAGCTTGTTGGAATGCTCTCCAAAACCTTGAAGTAAACTTTGGGTCTCTATCAGACACAATGCTAGTAGGAACACCGTGCAACCTAACAATTTCTGAAATGAACAACCGTGCAAGATGACTTGCCTTGTAAGTAGTCTTCACAGCCGAGAAGTGCGCGGACTTAGTCaaccgatccacaatcacccaaattgaatcataaccaccttgggtccgaggtaaccctactgcaaaatccattgaaatactatcccatttccaaacTGGAACTCTAAAGGTCGCAATAACCCACctggcttctgatgttcaatctttacCTGTTGGCATACAATGCATTCTGACACATACTCTGCGATATCCATCTTCATTCCAGGCCACCAATAGTCCTTCTTCAATTCTTGATACATCTTCGATGAACCTGGATGTATAGTAAATGCTCCTTTTTGAGCTTCCTCCAAAACTTTCCTTTTCAGCTCAACATCAACCGGAACACAAATCCTTTGATTAAACAGAATGACTCCATCCGGTAACTGAGTGAAACCTGGTTGAGCCGAAATCTCTTGCAATTTCTCATCTATCATTTATCTTTGTCAGATCGCTTCCCTTAGGTTAGAAGTAACATTCAAATTTCCCATTATCACACCATCCTGTGTCCAATTAAACTGAAGATTGAGATCTCAGAACTTTTCCAACAATACGTACTCTAACATCATCAACTCAACTTTATGAATCTCTTTCCGACTTAAGGCATCCGCAACCTTGTTTGCCTTCCCCGGGTGATACTTAAGCTCAAgatcaaagtccttcaaatactccatccatctcctctgtctcatatttaactctttctgatcaaataagtatttcaaactcttgtgatcaataaacatctcaaaatgcaccccatacaagtaatgtctccaaactttCAATGCAAAGACAACAACAGCCAGTTCAAGATCATGAGTCGGGTAGTTCTCTTCATAAGGCTTCAACTGACGAGAGGCATATGCTACAACTTGACCACTCTGCATTAACACCCCTCCTAATCCTTTCTTAGAGGCATCACAAAATACTTCATAGGACTTACTAGGATCAAGGATGATTAAAACAGGAGCATTCGTTAACTTCTCCTTCAAACGCATAAAACTCTTCTCACATTTCGAATCCCATTTGAAAGAAATTTCCTTTCGGGTAAGCCTAGTCATTGGTAACGCTATCTGCGAAAATCCCTTTATAAACCTTCTATAGTAACTTGCCAAACCTAAGAAACTTCTGACTTCGGAAGCATTCTTCGGTCTTTCCCGATTAATAACTGCTTCAACTTTAGATGGATCCACCGACACTCCTCCTTGTGatattacatgaccaagaaacctcacttcgttcatccaaaattcacacttacTTAACTTGGCAAAAAGTTGTTTCTCTTGCAGGACTGATAGAACAATCCTTATGTGTTCTCCGTGCTCTTGAGAAGTACGAGAATAAATAAGAATGTCATCAATAAAGATCACCACGAACTGGTCCAAGTAGGGTTGGAATATCCGATTCATATAGTCCATGAAAACAGGTGGGGTATTCGTTATACCAAACGACATTACAAGGAACTCATAATGGCCATATCGGGTTCTAAATGCGGTCTTTGGTACATCCGAACTCTTAACTCTTATTTGATGATAGCCCGGTCGTAGATCAATCTTCGAGAACACGCAGACTCCTTTCAACTGATCTAACAAATCGTCTATCCGCGACAAAGGGTACTTGTTCTTGATGGTAACTTTATTCAACTGGCGATAATCAATACACAACCGCATACTACCGTCCTTCTTCTTTACTAAtaacactggagctccccatgGTGAGACACTAGGTCGGATAAAATGCTTGGTGAATAACTCTTTCAATTGATTCTTCAACTCTCTCAACTCTAGTGGCGCCATACGATACGGAGAGACGGAGATTGGAGTCGTCCCAGGTATCAGATCAATAGAGAATTCCACCCCCCTTTCAGGAGGAAGAGAGGAGACATCCTCAGGAAAAACTTCCGGAAATTCACAAACAACAGGGATTTGTGTAACAATCAGATTATCGCTAGATTCCTTGGTAAGAACCAAGAGAACTGACTTTTCATTCTGAAATAATAAATTAACCATGCCAACCGTATCTTCCAAGATTGTAGTTAGCACATCCTTTAGAGTAGCTTCACTAGATGGAATGATAATCAACTTCTCTTCACAACCAATAAACACCGAGTTGGCGGAAAGTCAATCCATCCCCAAAACCACATCAACCTTCTTAAGTGGTAAACAAATAAGATCAATCTGAAAAATTCTACCATTCACCGAGAGcgaacaattttcacaaatcaacgGTGTCTCAACCACATCATCCATGGAGGTAGTAGCCACCATAGGAGGAGATAAGGGAATTGCTTGCAAGCCAAGACACTTCATGCACCGAATTGATACAAAATAGTGTGTCGCCCCACAATCAAACAATACAAAACAAGGATGATTATTGATGAAACACGTTTCAGCAATTAAGGCATTGTTGCTCTTAGCCTTCCTTGCATCCAAAGTATAAACTCGACCGGCGCTCCTCCCCTGCATCTGATTCTTATTCTGAGGACATTCCTTAGACATGTGTCCCTCCCTCTGACAAGTAAAACACCTAATTCCACTTACAACATATCTTCCAAAATTATACTTCTTACATACTTGACATTGAGGAGATTGGTTAGGGTCTTGCATGTTGCACCTGTTTTCCCTTGAAAGCCTGAGATCTAGGCCTGAACTGGTTTCCTGGCCTTCCTTGGTCTCTCTGCCCACTCCTGTACTGATCCCTTTCTTCTTGAACGTTCTTCAAACTATTCTCAGCCACATAACATTGCCTTAACAATTCAGCATAAGAAGTAAATTCCCTTTGAGAAACACTATGGGAAATTTTACCCCTCAGACCAAAAAGAAACTGATCAATCTTCCACCTCTCATCCGGTGCGTACGCAACTTGTCTAGAATAAGCAGCCATATCTTCGAACTTCTCATCATACGCAGCTACTGACATAGTACCCTGCCTGAGCTGTTGAAACTCAAACTCTTTCTGAGTCCTCAAAGAACTAGGAAAATACTTATCCAAGAAAATAGTCTTAAAATGCTCCCAATCCCTAGATATTCCTTGATTGGTCATAAAAGTCGAAGCACTCTCCCACCATCTCACAGTTGAACCCTTCATCATGTGAGAATCAAACACAACCTTATTTTCTTCACTATAATGCACTATCCGAAAAATCCTT containing:
- the LOC127083105 gene encoding transcriptional regulator SUPERMAN; amino-acid sequence: MMKRNNMNTNMKNYHQNYYNSPIISNKSPSSSEDYMMNGFHPWPPRSYTCSFCRKEFKSAQALGGHMNVHRRDRARLRQSSPPTNHHELQTQTQTQGSSMLNLNNNPNNFFSNNSSFLQQPSSSSSSSLATTLKPMTCTLPLFVVDGILLNPSLSAMNSEKSKMEECDVFACEEDHECRMLKKGENIIRMDLEIGLPGDYDNLDLELRLGTTTYSN